A section of the Nitrososphaerota archaeon genome encodes:
- a CDS encoding non-heme iron oxygenase ferredoxin subunit, with protein sequence MGKWEKACAQDQLKNNDMCSVDIEEKKLLITNLGGKIYATDRICTHAEADLSTGFLSDDGVRCPLHLSVFNLENGQPQNPPAEVALKIYNVKIDHNEIYVEV encoded by the coding sequence TTGGGAAAATGGGAAAAGGCATGTGCACAAGACCAGCTAAAAAATAATGATATGTGTTCTGTTGACATTGAAGAAAAAAAATTACTAATCACAAATCTAGGGGGCAAAATATATGCAACAGACAGAATATGCACGCACGCTGAGGCTGACCTATCGACTGGATTTTTGTCAGATGATGGGGTTCGATGCCCATTACATCTTTCTGTTTTTAATCTGGAGAATGGACAACCACAAAATCCGCCTGCCGAAGTTGCTCTGAAAATTTACAATGTTAAAATAGATCACAACGAGATCTATGTTGAGGTTTAG
- a CDS encoding cysteine desulfurase has translation MQTIISTEQIRKDFPILQRKVRNGKNLVYLDNAATTQKPIQVINAITDFYTNHNSNIHRAVHALAEEATEAYEMTRDKIAKFLNIRDRQEIVFVRGTTEAINLVAYAWGRQNIKEGDIIVTTEYEHHSNIVPWQLLTQEKKGKLEYIPIDDNGDLILDQLDQYLATGKVKLVAVSQMSNVLGTITDVATIIAKCKKAGVRVLIDGAQSVAHMKVDIDALGCDFFAFSGHKMLGPTGVGVLWAKKELLEQMTPFQGGGDMIREVHKYETTWNDLPYKFEAGTPNIADVIGFAAAIDYLNNIGMDYVRAHEIEITKYALDKLSQINGIKLYGTSDMSKRGGVISFNFADIHPHDLATIIDEDGIAIRSGHHCAQVLMEKLDVAATSRASFYIYNTKEEVDVLINSLSRAARLFKL, from the coding sequence ATGCAAACTATAATTTCTACTGAACAAATAAGAAAAGACTTTCCAATTCTACAGAGAAAGGTTAGAAACGGAAAAAACCTAGTATACCTAGACAATGCGGCAACAACACAAAAACCAATCCAAGTAATCAATGCAATTACAGACTTCTATACTAATCACAATTCCAATATCCACAGGGCAGTACATGCACTGGCGGAAGAGGCAACAGAAGCATACGAGATGACCCGCGATAAGATTGCAAAATTCTTAAACATCCGAGACAGGCAAGAAATCGTCTTTGTTAGGGGGACTACAGAGGCAATCAATCTAGTTGCATATGCATGGGGAAGGCAAAACATCAAGGAAGGCGACATCATAGTCACCACCGAATACGAGCATCATTCTAACATTGTTCCTTGGCAGCTCCTGACTCAGGAAAAAAAAGGTAAGCTCGAATACATCCCAATCGATGACAATGGCGATCTAATACTAGACCAGCTAGACCAGTATCTGGCAACAGGCAAAGTCAAACTAGTGGCAGTAAGCCAAATGTCAAATGTACTGGGAACCATTACTGATGTTGCAACAATAATTGCAAAATGTAAAAAGGCAGGAGTCCGGGTTTTAATTGACGGCGCCCAGTCAGTCGCACACATGAAAGTGGACATTGATGCGCTTGGTTGTGATTTCTTTGCTTTCTCTGGGCATAAAATGCTAGGTCCTACAGGTGTTGGGGTACTTTGGGCAAAAAAAGAACTCTTAGAGCAAATGACCCCATTCCAAGGAGGGGGCGACATGATTCGAGAGGTTCACAAGTATGAAACAACATGGAATGATCTGCCGTACAAGTTCGAGGCAGGTACGCCAAACATTGCGGACGTAATCGGATTTGCTGCCGCGATTGACTATCTAAATAACATTGGCATGGACTATGTCCGTGCACATGAAATAGAAATTACAAAATATGCGCTGGACAAGCTATCACAAATAAACGGAATCAAACTATACGGAACATCGGACATGTCAAAGCGAGGAGGAGTAATATCATTTAATTTTGCAGACATTCATCCGCACGACCTAGCTACAATAATAGATGAAGACGGAATTGCAATACGTTCAGGCCACCACTGCGCTCAAGTACTAATGGAGAAACTAGATGTAGCGGCAACCTCTCGCGCAAGCTTTTACATTTACAATACCAAAGAAGAAGTAGATGTTCTGATTAACTCGTTATCTCGAGCTGCGAGGCTGTTTAAGCTTTGA
- the hemA gene encoding glutamyl-tRNA reductase, whose product MEMSNIINARVTFRNSPIHILEKFTFKDLDSAYKSFKKHSGLKELVILQTCNRVEIFGSTNKPDIRKIKKTWASLSGLEEIAFRENFEVSDDTAVCEHLLRLTSGLDSMVVGEEQILGQIRDAIIDAKERKMSGEYLNTLFDKAVKIGTRVRNSTGINKGTISVGSMAVKLAEENIDKLKSKNILLIGTGEAATLVAKSLEKRGYPFFVTSRTMERSQAFAETVGGKPVSFEEIMKGFSNYDVLFVATVAPYFLVTYDRISEAMKNKSGMMILDLSNPRTVDEKVSTIHGIKMMNLDQIAEMVDKNMLYRTNQKDSAEKIISEEIQVLEAQMRRLEVEPVVKEIFKDIDTRRTKELEKALRMLGETDASKVKIIEDLTKAVVEGIISEPMNNLRKASEQADDDLLKAASKLFDYKKKD is encoded by the coding sequence GTGGAAATGAGCAATATTATCAATGCCCGTGTAACTTTTAGAAATTCCCCAATCCATATTCTGGAAAAATTCACTTTCAAGGATCTGGACTCGGCGTACAAGTCTTTCAAAAAACACTCTGGGCTCAAGGAATTGGTGATTTTGCAGACATGTAACAGAGTCGAAATATTTGGCTCAACTAACAAACCAGATATTAGGAAAATAAAAAAAACTTGGGCTTCCTTGTCAGGCCTAGAAGAAATTGCATTCAGGGAAAATTTCGAAGTATCAGACGACACCGCAGTCTGTGAACATTTGCTTAGGCTAACATCGGGCCTTGATTCCATGGTAGTCGGAGAAGAACAGATCCTAGGCCAGATTCGCGACGCAATAATAGATGCCAAAGAGCGCAAAATGTCTGGCGAATATCTCAATACATTGTTCGATAAAGCAGTAAAGATTGGTACGCGCGTTCGCAACTCTACTGGAATAAACAAGGGAACAATATCAGTCGGCTCCATGGCAGTGAAACTAGCTGAAGAAAATATTGATAAGCTAAAATCAAAGAATATCCTACTAATTGGAACCGGTGAGGCGGCAACACTAGTTGCAAAATCGCTTGAGAAGCGTGGCTATCCTTTTTTTGTCACAAGTCGAACAATGGAAAGGTCGCAGGCATTTGCAGAAACTGTTGGCGGAAAACCTGTCAGCTTTGAGGAGATAATGAAGGGATTCTCCAACTATGATGTTTTATTTGTGGCAACAGTCGCCCCGTATTTTTTGGTCACATATGACCGAATAAGTGAGGCAATGAAGAACAAATCAGGCATGATGATTCTGGATCTATCCAATCCAAGAACCGTGGACGAAAAGGTTTCAACTATCCATGGCATAAAAATGATGAATCTGGACCAGATAGCGGAAATGGTGGACAAGAACATGCTTTATAGAACAAACCAGAAAGATAGTGCAGAAAAAATAATTAGCGAAGAAATACAGGTACTAGAGGCCCAAATGAGAAGACTCGAAGTAGAACCAGTGGTAAAGGAGATTTTCAAGGACATTGATACGAGGCGTACAAAGGAACTCGAAAAGGCACTGCGCATGCTTGGAGAAACGGATGCATCCAAGGTCAAAATCATAGAAGACCTCACAAAGGCAGTAGTTGAGGGCATAATATCAGAGCCGATGAACAATCTAAGAAAGGCATCAGAGCAGGCAGACGATGACCTGCTCAAGGCAGCGTCCAAGCTGTTCGATTACAAGAAAAAAGATTGA
- a CDS encoding Lrp/AsnC family transcriptional regulator: MDALDREILNEIQWSFPLVLEPYRVLAEKFNITHEEMKKRITNLKSTGVLRQLSAIFDTRRLGYKSSLVAMAIAPDKLDYVANQINRHPGVSHNYERNHEYNLWFTLATPPGSDLKTEVDKFSKLPGILKVRLLPTIKLFKIGVKLDMVDDKKKEVAPTEEKKKVTEVKFTPTEEDKEFIRHLQKDLPVVDRPFLPAANALGMKEEQVFEKLAYYEEIGVMRRYAAILRHRDAGFVANGMIVWRVPEDQIEPVGAKLGAFPQISHCYQRPVYADWPYNVFSMVHCKSIPEAEEMAKDIQKHIDVDDYKILFSSREFKKTRVEYFTESEFTVEEPITV, from the coding sequence ATGGATGCTCTAGACAGAGAAATTCTAAATGAAATCCAGTGGTCCTTTCCGCTAGTCCTAGAGCCGTACCGAGTACTGGCAGAAAAATTCAACATAACACATGAAGAGATGAAAAAAAGAATCACCAATCTAAAATCAACAGGCGTACTGCGCCAACTGTCTGCAATTTTTGACACAAGGAGACTTGGATACAAGAGCTCCCTCGTCGCAATGGCGATTGCCCCTGATAAGCTTGACTATGTCGCAAACCAGATTAATCGACACCCTGGCGTGTCACATAATTATGAAAGAAACCATGAGTACAATTTGTGGTTCACACTTGCAACACCACCTGGCTCTGATCTAAAGACAGAGGTTGACAAGTTTTCTAAGTTGCCTGGAATTCTAAAGGTAAGATTGCTTCCGACGATAAAGCTCTTCAAAATAGGAGTAAAACTGGACATGGTAGACGACAAGAAAAAGGAGGTCGCCCCAACAGAAGAAAAGAAAAAGGTAACAGAGGTAAAGTTCACACCAACTGAGGAAGACAAGGAATTCATCAGACATCTCCAAAAAGACCTACCTGTGGTAGACAGACCGTTTCTTCCTGCAGCAAACGCACTTGGTATGAAAGAGGAACAGGTCTTTGAAAAACTAGCATATTACGAAGAAATCGGTGTGATGAGGAGATATGCCGCAATACTGAGACACCGCGATGCGGGATTTGTGGCAAACGGAATGATTGTCTGGCGAGTACCAGAAGACCAAATAGAGCCAGTTGGCGCAAAGCTTGGGGCATTTCCACAAATCAGCCACTGCTACCAAAGGCCAGTTTATGCAGACTGGCCGTACAATGTGTTTTCCATGGTCCACTGCAAATCCATTCCAGAGGCAGAGGAAATGGCAAAAGACATCCAAAAACACATTGATGTGGACGACTACAAAATTTTATTCAGCTCACGCGAATTCAAAAAGACACGCGTGGAATATTTCACGGAAAGCGAGTTTACAGTAGAAGAGCCAATCACTGTCTAG
- the pgk gene encoding phosphoglycerate kinase gives MKILTLGDFDLKGKTVLLRVDMNCPIDPSTGEISGVKRIEEATETITALSEAKVVVVSHQGRVGNKDYIGMEQHAKILEKMLGKKVTYVQDVIGSPAQEVIKKMQNGDIILLDNLRFCAEENYEFTPEDASQTIMVQRLGKLFDLCVLDSFPSAHRAHPSLVGFSYVIPTCAGKIVEREVRKLEEILTVAKAPHVIVLGGSKVTDRLEAIKMLIKRGRADQILLTGLIGNVFMRAQARIKYPLGIKGEEDAVAKAHALMGEYPDVFFTPVDVAISNDGKRVELDVRQLNKGDQIYDLGPKTIEHYSKIITGAGTVFISGPPGFFEKEDFSYGTKAMLEAVANSMATTIVSGGHLTSALKKYGLAEKITHISTAGGALVLYLTGEKLPMIQSLESAAIRFRAK, from the coding sequence GTGAAGATCCTAACGCTTGGAGATTTTGACCTAAAGGGAAAGACAGTTCTCCTTCGCGTTGATATGAATTGTCCAATTGATCCTTCAACCGGCGAGATTTCTGGAGTAAAAAGAATTGAAGAGGCGACTGAAACCATCACTGCATTATCAGAGGCCAAAGTGGTTGTGGTGTCACATCAAGGCAGAGTTGGCAATAAGGACTATATCGGAATGGAGCAGCACGCAAAAATTTTGGAAAAGATGCTTGGTAAAAAAGTCACATACGTGCAAGATGTAATCGGTTCACCTGCCCAAGAGGTAATTAAGAAAATGCAAAACGGTGACATAATTTTATTGGATAATTTGAGGTTTTGTGCAGAAGAAAACTACGAGTTTACACCAGAAGACGCATCGCAGACAATAATGGTGCAAAGACTGGGAAAATTATTTGATTTGTGTGTTCTGGATTCATTTCCATCCGCCCACAGGGCACATCCTTCCTTGGTAGGGTTCTCCTATGTTATACCCACATGTGCAGGTAAGATAGTAGAGCGGGAGGTAAGAAAATTGGAAGAAATCCTCACCGTTGCCAAGGCACCACATGTTATAGTGCTTGGCGGCTCCAAGGTAACTGACAGACTAGAAGCAATCAAGATGTTAATCAAGCGAGGAAGAGCAGATCAAATACTTCTGACGGGTCTAATAGGCAACGTTTTCATGCGTGCACAGGCTCGAATCAAGTACCCATTAGGCATCAAGGGTGAAGAGGACGCAGTTGCCAAAGCCCATGCATTAATGGGAGAATACCCAGACGTCTTTTTCACACCGGTGGATGTAGCAATTAGTAATGATGGAAAGCGAGTAGAGCTTGATGTGCGACAATTGAACAAGGGAGACCAAATTTACGATCTTGGGCCAAAGACAATAGAGCATTATTCCAAGATAATAACTGGTGCAGGAACTGTATTCATTTCAGGTCCGCCTGGATTTTTTGAAAAGGAAGACTTTAGTTATGGAACCAAGGCAATGCTGGAGGCAGTTGCAAATTCCATGGCAACAACAATTGTTAGTGGTGGACACCTAACTTCTGCTCTAAAAAAATACGGCCTGGCGGAAAAAATAACTCACATTAGTACCGCAGGCGGTGCATTGGTGTTATACCTAACTGGAGAAAAGCTTCCAATGATCCAGTCGTTGGAATCAGCAGCCATTAGATTCAGAGCTAAATAG
- a CDS encoding bifunctional precorrin-2 dehydrogenase/sirohydrochlorin ferrochelatase — protein MIVDLNLKDNLVIVVGAGEEGLKKVNSLMTQDCQILVISDSVNTQITNLAKQGKIQFKKTNLEDANFLKEYDPILVMASTDNKELNRKIVQQAKKKRCYAYASDDPRFSDFAHPSVINIQDTVQVAISTGGRSPAMARKLKLKAEKIFNQIIDKEDIYQIKLQKIARDAAKTRISTVIERKKFLYWSLNDKRIKQLLKDDNFSTAQKEVMRKLGEWK, from the coding sequence GTGATTGTCGACCTGAACCTCAAAGATAATCTAGTCATTGTGGTCGGCGCAGGGGAAGAAGGACTAAAAAAAGTGAACTCACTTATGACACAAGACTGCCAGATTTTAGTAATATCTGATTCTGTAAACACGCAGATTACGAACCTTGCAAAGCAAGGCAAAATTCAATTCAAAAAGACAAATCTCGAAGACGCGAATTTCCTCAAAGAATACGATCCGATTTTGGTAATGGCATCCACCGACAACAAAGAGCTAAACAGAAAGATTGTACAACAGGCAAAAAAGAAAAGGTGCTACGCATATGCATCTGATGACCCTAGGTTTTCGGACTTTGCGCATCCATCCGTCATCAATATCCAAGACACTGTTCAGGTGGCAATCTCTACTGGTGGGCGCTCCCCTGCAATGGCTCGCAAGCTCAAACTAAAGGCGGAAAAAATATTCAATCAGATAATAGATAAGGAAGACATTTACCAAATAAAACTTCAAAAAATAGCGCGTGATGCGGCAAAGACAAGGATCTCGACAGTTATAGAGCGAAAAAAATTCCTATACTGGTCCCTCAACGATAAACGTATCAAACAGTTATTAAAAGATGACAATTTTTCAACTGCACAGAAAGAAGTAATGAGGAAACTAGGCGAGTGGAAATGA
- a CDS encoding HD domain-containing protein has product MKSLKSLESEVKKIIQNDPAHDYSHVIRVYKNAQTILKKEKASPRLVLASVLLHDIVQFPKSDPQSKSSSTKSAILAAKILQKHGFSEPDITIICDAIRDHSYSRGKIPQTMEGKILQDADRLDALGSIGIARAFSVGGSEGRPIYRDSDPFCRTRKPDDHAWTVDHFYKKLLLLEKKMNTKAAKALAKKRTKIMIQFLSEMKSEI; this is encoded by the coding sequence GTGAAGTCGTTAAAATCACTAGAATCCGAAGTCAAAAAAATAATCCAAAACGATCCCGCGCACGACTATTCCCATGTAATACGGGTCTACAAAAACGCTCAAACAATACTAAAAAAGGAAAAGGCGAGCCCAAGACTTGTCTTGGCGTCCGTACTACTCCACGACATAGTCCAGTTCCCAAAGTCTGATCCACAATCCAAATCATCCTCTACAAAAAGCGCCATTTTGGCTGCAAAAATTCTGCAAAAACATGGCTTTTCAGAGCCTGACATTACGATAATCTGCGATGCGATTAGAGACCACAGCTATTCGCGCGGCAAAATCCCACAAACAATGGAAGGCAAGATACTCCAAGACGCAGACAGACTGGATGCATTAGGATCTATAGGAATAGCTAGGGCCTTTTCTGTAGGGGGTTCTGAGGGCAGACCTATTTATCGCGATTCTGATCCTTTCTGTCGTACAAGAAAGCCAGACGACCACGCCTGGACAGTTGATCATTTCTACAAAAAATTATTACTCTTGGAGAAAAAAATGAACACAAAAGCAGCTAAGGCACTTGCCAAGAAAAGAACCAAGATAATGATCCAGTTTCTCTCTGAGATGAAATCAGAGATCTAA
- a CDS encoding DNA-binding protein has translation MIVVTTEQAKNQRNKIDIEGTIERMGEPRTVNLKVGGTAEVCDMFLVDSAGEIKLALWGEDIKKVKNGSKVAIKNGYTNTFKNETSLGKGKYGELIVKEY, from the coding sequence TTGATTGTGGTAACCACAGAACAAGCAAAAAACCAGCGAAATAAAATCGACATTGAAGGAACCATAGAAAGGATGGGAGAACCACGAACAGTAAATCTCAAAGTTGGTGGAACAGCCGAGGTATGCGACATGTTTTTGGTTGATAGTGCGGGTGAAATCAAGCTAGCACTTTGGGGAGAGGACATCAAAAAAGTAAAGAATGGATCCAAAGTGGCAATCAAAAACGGCTACACAAACACCTTCAAAAACGAAACATCGCTTGGCAAAGGCAAATACGGCGAGCTAATCGTCAAAGAATACTAG
- a CDS encoding iron-sulfur cluster assembly scaffold protein — MSGNADIYHEMIVDYSRHPSNFGKIENPTVHYHDSNPLCGDSIDIYMNVDKDKISDIKFSGRGCAICLACTSVLTEIVKGKSIEDVRKIQKNDVLGELGLENLQAVRIKCALLSLKVLKYGLYSYLVAKDANADALKQEASSLY; from the coding sequence TTGAGTGGTAATGCAGACATTTACCATGAAATGATCGTGGATTATTCAAGGCACCCAAGCAATTTTGGAAAAATTGAAAATCCTACAGTTCACTACCACGACAGCAATCCTCTTTGTGGTGACAGCATCGACATTTACATGAATGTGGATAAAGATAAGATATCCGACATCAAGTTCAGCGGACGCGGATGCGCAATCTGTCTTGCATGCACCTCGGTTTTGACCGAAATCGTCAAGGGTAAGAGTATCGAGGACGTGAGAAAGATCCAGAAAAATGACGTCCTCGGGGAATTGGGCCTAGAAAATCTTCAGGCCGTGCGTATAAAATGCGCATTACTATCGCTCAAGGTCCTAAAATACGGCCTGTATTCGTATTTGGTAGCCAAAGACGCAAATGCAGATGCCTTAAAGCAGGAAGCCTCAAGCCTATACTAG
- the hemB gene encoding porphobilinogen synthase — MSASFPTKRLRRLRKSEKMRNLVQEVMFSPNDVICPVFVQEDLKEKSVVKSMPDIVRLPLSEVTKEVQEIKDLRIPAIMLFGIPAHKDDSGTGAFVDDGIVQKAITQVRQNFGEDIVIMADVCLCQYTTSGHCGILKGNKIDNDISLKTLASIALSQAKAGVDIVSPSAMMDGQVKAIREILDENGFTDVGIMSHSAKHRSSFYNPFRDAADCAPQFGDRKTYQVPFTNPREAMREIELDIAEGVDIVMVKPALSYLDLIAETKRMHNIPVAAYSVSGEYALVKGAAQLGWINEADIMSEILISIKRAGADMIVTYFAKKMAALLYK; from the coding sequence ATGTCTGCATCATTTCCTACAAAAAGACTTCGAAGATTACGCAAAAGTGAAAAGATGCGAAATTTGGTCCAAGAAGTTATGTTTTCGCCAAATGATGTGATTTGTCCCGTTTTCGTACAAGAAGACCTCAAGGAAAAAAGTGTTGTGAAGTCCATGCCAGATATTGTAAGGTTGCCTTTATCCGAGGTAACCAAAGAAGTCCAAGAAATAAAGGACCTGAGGATTCCTGCAATTATGTTATTTGGAATTCCTGCACATAAGGATGATTCCGGAACCGGCGCATTTGTTGACGACGGCATTGTGCAAAAGGCAATTACACAAGTGCGACAAAACTTTGGTGAAGATATTGTGATAATGGCAGATGTGTGCTTATGTCAGTACACAACATCAGGCCATTGTGGGATTCTCAAGGGAAATAAAATCGATAATGACATTAGTTTGAAAACACTGGCAAGCATTGCATTATCACAGGCAAAGGCAGGAGTCGATATTGTCTCTCCTTCTGCGATGATGGATGGTCAAGTAAAGGCAATAAGGGAAATCCTTGATGAAAACGGGTTCACCGATGTTGGAATAATGTCGCATTCTGCAAAGCACCGATCCTCATTTTATAATCCGTTCCGAGACGCAGCCGATTGTGCACCACAATTTGGCGACAGAAAGACTTACCAGGTCCCATTTACCAATCCCAGAGAGGCAATGCGAGAAATCGAGCTCGACATAGCAGAAGGAGTAGATATAGTCATGGTAAAACCCGCATTATCATATCTAGACCTAATTGCTGAGACAAAACGCATGCATAATATTCCGGTTGCTGCCTATTCTGTCTCTGGCGAATATGCTCTAGTCAAAGGTGCTGCCCAGCTAGGATGGATAAATGAGGCAGACATCATGTCAGAAATTTTGATTTCTATCAAAAGAGCTGGTGCAGACATGATAGTTACCTATTTTGCCAAGAAAATGGCTGCCCTGCTTTACAAATGA
- a CDS encoding phosphatase PAP2 family protein, translating into MQNWLFGLRSRPFFVLVISFIVLSILVQTKVTQEFDRSTVLYFQSIGGNHNLDLTMWIITEIGDVRWLVLFSIVILIIRRTRRIGLVMLLSLVAGTIGAGYLKGYVIDNPRPELEFLGSELPYEIAQDTFVLGTNGSFPSGHATRATVIALLAGYAISNRFPRGRYLIWIFPILESLSRVYVLQHYPMDVIGGTIFGITLAAIIGNKLKLYKFFEKSKA; encoded by the coding sequence TTGCAAAACTGGTTGTTTGGTCTACGATCTAGGCCTTTCTTTGTCTTGGTGATATCATTCATAGTGCTGTCTATTTTGGTTCAGACAAAAGTAACACAAGAATTTGATCGTTCCACTGTTTTGTATTTCCAGTCAATTGGGGGAAATCACAACTTGGACCTTACAATGTGGATTATAACCGAAATTGGGGATGTGCGTTGGCTGGTGTTATTTAGCATAGTAATTCTAATTATTAGAAGAACAAGGCGAATTGGACTTGTGATGCTTTTGAGCCTAGTTGCAGGTACAATCGGTGCAGGCTATCTCAAGGGATATGTGATTGACAACCCGAGGCCGGAGCTGGAATTTTTGGGAAGTGAATTGCCATACGAGATAGCCCAAGACACATTTGTTCTGGGAACAAACGGGTCTTTTCCGTCAGGCCATGCTACTAGGGCGACAGTGATTGCTCTACTTGCTGGCTATGCAATATCTAATAGATTCCCTCGTGGCAGATATCTGATCTGGATATTTCCCATTCTGGAATCCCTGAGCCGAGTCTATGTTTTGCAGCATTATCCAATGGATGTAATCGGAGGAACAATATTTGGCATTACTCTAGCAGCTATCATAGGTAACAAGCTAAAACTGTACAAATTCTTCGAAAAATCAAAGGCCTAG
- a CDS encoding aldo/keto reductase — MKYRTLGKSGIKVSEIGFGAWTIALDWWGKKIEDDEAKRMLRRAYDLGINFFETGDMYGKGKSEKLIGEVFKGMRNDIVISTKYGYEFDGATQIGHSELPQRFDPLFTEHALRNSLARLQTDHIDVYGLHNPKMHHIQDDVIFNTLDRKINEGVIGTYQVALGPAIGWTMEGIAAMSRKNVSAVQTVYNILEQTPGNELIDEAARKNLGILVRVPDASGILTGKVKADTKIDEKDHRSVRRGEWVKSALDKVEQLRPIAERNGLGITELAIKFILSKNPVSSVFPTVISIEEIEQFAAMSDGRYIPSSDMEQIAKMYSTWPSYELKATVV, encoded by the coding sequence ATGAAATATCGAACTCTGGGAAAAAGTGGAATTAAAGTATCCGAGATAGGATTCGGGGCTTGGACCATAGCGCTTGACTGGTGGGGCAAAAAAATCGAGGATGATGAAGCAAAAAGAATGCTAAGACGTGCATACGACCTTGGAATCAATTTCTTTGAAACAGGCGACATGTACGGTAAAGGCAAAAGTGAAAAGCTGATCGGCGAGGTATTCAAGGGAATGCGTAATGACATTGTAATTTCTACTAAATACGGCTATGAATTCGATGGTGCGACGCAAATAGGGCATTCAGAATTGCCGCAGAGGTTTGACCCATTATTCACGGAACATGCTCTAAGAAACAGCTTGGCAAGGCTGCAAACTGACCATATTGACGTGTACGGATTGCACAATCCAAAAATGCATCATATTCAGGACGACGTTATTTTCAATACTCTGGACAGAAAGATAAACGAGGGTGTAATCGGCACATACCAAGTAGCACTTGGTCCGGCAATTGGATGGACGATGGAAGGCATTGCGGCAATGAGTCGAAAAAACGTCTCTGCAGTCCAAACAGTCTATAATATTTTGGAGCAGACACCGGGAAACGAGCTAATCGACGAGGCGGCAAGAAAAAATCTCGGAATTTTGGTACGAGTACCAGACGCATCAGGAATTCTCACAGGCAAAGTAAAGGCGGACACTAAGATTGACGAAAAAGACCATAGATCAGTTAGACGCGGAGAATGGGTAAAGTCCGCACTGGATAAAGTAGAACAATTACGACCAATTGCGGAGAGAAACGGCCTTGGCATTACAGAGCTAGCAATCAAGTTTATTCTATCAAAGAACCCAGTATCATCGGTATTTCCAACTGTTATTAGTATAGAGGAAATTGAGCAGTTTGCCGCAATGTCGGACGGGCGATACATTCCCTCCTCAGACATGGAACAAATTGCTAAAATGTACTCTACTTGGCCATCATATGAGCTCAAGGCAACAGTAGTATAA
- a CDS encoding GNAT family N-acetyltransferase, with the protein MLAKKFQILDKVLVLRHPEMSDVQGLMSLINSLVSEKSDIAKTTQVTLSQERAWLKNTIKSIQNKEKLMILAEMDGKIIGSCEITRDPYDVSRHVGTLGIGIIKEARGIGIGTRLVQEALSEAKKKLRLGLVKLYVFDSNNIGKSLYEEMGFTEIGRIPKGVYHNKKYKDDIIMAKRL; encoded by the coding sequence ATGCTCGCTAAAAAATTCCAAATTCTGGACAAAGTGCTAGTTTTGCGCCATCCAGAAATGTCTGATGTTCAAGGCTTGATGAGCTTGATTAACTCTCTAGTCAGTGAAAAATCAGACATTGCAAAAACTACACAGGTCACATTATCCCAAGAAAGGGCTTGGCTGAAAAATACAATTAAGTCAATTCAAAACAAAGAAAAATTAATGATCCTAGCAGAGATGGATGGAAAAATAATTGGTAGTTGTGAGATAACCAGGGATCCGTATGACGTATCAAGGCATGTTGGTACACTAGGAATAGGTATAATCAAAGAGGCACGAGGAATTGGAATCGGTACAAGACTAGTCCAAGAGGCATTATCCGAGGCTAAGAAAAAGCTCAGACTAGGACTGGTAAAGCTGTATGTTTTTGATTCCAACAATATAGGAAAAAGTCTCTATGAAGAAATGGGATTTACAGAAATAGGTAGAATTCCCAAAGGTGTCTACCACAACAAAAAATACAAAGATGACATCATCATGGCAAAAAGATTATAG